The DNA window CGGCGCCTCCACCCCGGACACCGGACGGCCGGGATCCGCCGGAACGGGGACGAATACGATCGCCCGCCGACGCCACCCGCCGTACGCTGCCTCAATGCTGCTGCGCATGTCGACCCTGCTGCTCCGGACCCTGCGCGAGGACCCGGCCGACGCGGAGGTGCCGAGCCACCGGCTCCTGCTCCGGGCCGGCTACGTCCGCCGCGCCGCACCGGGCGGCTACACCTGGCTGCCGCTGGGCAAGCTGGTGCTGGACCGGGTCACCGACATCGTCCGCGCGGAGATGGCGGCGATCGGCGACCAGGAGGTGCACTTCCCGGCGCTGCTCCCGGCCGAGCCCTACCGGACCAGCGGGCGGTGGACGGAGTACGGCGACGACATCTTCACCCTCGAGGACCGGAAGGGTGCCGAGCACCTGCTCGCCCCGACTCACGAGGAGATGGCCGCGCTGCTGGTGAAGGACCTGTTCAGTTCGTACCGGGACCTCCCGGTGACGCTGTTCCAGATCCAGACCAAGTTCCGGGACGAGGCCCGGCCGCGGGCCGGCCTGCTGCGCGGGCGCGAGTTCCTCATGAAGGACGCCTACTCGTTCGACCTGGACGAGGCCGGGCTCCAGGCGGCCTACGACCGGCACCGCGACGCCTATCAGCGGATCTTCACCCGGCTCGGGCTGGACTTCACCGTGGTGCACGCGATGTCCGGGGCGATGGGCGGCTCGGCGTCGGAGGAGTTCCTGGCCGCGACGCCGGTCGGCGAGGACACCTACGTGGGCTGCACCGCCTGCGACTACGCGGCCAACACCGAGGCCGTGGTGAGCCGTGCGCCGGCGGCCGGGGACCCGGAGGCGCACCCGGAGGCGGAGGTGCACGACACCCCGGAGACGCCGACCATCGCGTCCCTGGTCGAGCTGGCCAACGCCCGCGCGCTGGCCGGCCGGACCGACTGGACCGCCGGCGACACGTTGAAAAATGTGGTGCTGGCCGTGCGCCGGCCGGGCGCCGAGCAGGCGGAGCTGCTGGTCATCGGCCTGCCCGGCGACCGCGAGGTGGACCTGAAGCGGGTCGAGGCCGCCCTGGCTCCGGCCACTGTGGCGGTCTTCGACGACTGGCTGGCCCACCCCGAGCTGGTCCGCGGCTACCTCGGTCCGCAGATCCTCGCCAAGCACGGGGTTCGCTACCTGGTCGACCCGCGCGTGGTGGCCGGCACCAGTTGGCTGACCGGCGCCAACGAGCCGGGCCGGCACGCCACGAACGTGGCCTGCGGGCGGGACTTCACCCCGGACGGCACGATCGAGGCCGCCGAGGTGCGCGCCGGTTACCCCTGCCCGGCCTGCGGCACGGGCGAGCTGACCATGCGCCGGGGCATCGAGGTGGGGCACATCTTCCAGCTCGGCCGCCGCTACACCGACGCGTTCGCGGTCGACGTGCTCGGCCCGGAGGGGAAGCCGGTCCGGCCCACCATGGGCTGCTACGGCATCGGTGTGTCGCGAGCGGTCGCGTCGGTCGCCGAGCAGCACCACGACGATCGAGGGCTGGTCTGGCCGGCCGAGGTCGCGCCGTGCGACGTACACCTGGTGGCGGCCGGGAAGGGGCCGCAGCTCGACGCGGCGCTGGAGCTCGGCGGGCGGCTCTCCGCCGCCGGCCTGCGGGTGCTGGTCGACGACCGCACCCACGTCTCGGCCGGGGTGAAGTTCACCGACGCCGAGCTGATCGGCATCCCGCGCGCCGTCGTGGTCGGCCGCCGGCTGGCCGAGGGGTACGTCGAGCTGCGTGACCGGGCCTCCGGCGAGCGGATCGAGTTGCCGGTGGACGGCCTGGTCGAGCGCCTGCTCGACGAGTCGCGTGGGGCGGGCCGCAACGGGGTGTAGCGGACGCGCCACGGGGTACCGCAGACGGATCGACCAAGGTGTTTCGGAGGCTCTCATGTACCGGGTCAGTGACGTGATGACCAAGCAGGTGGTCTACCTGCCCGCGGAGACCCCCCTGGACGAGGCGGCCAGGGTGATGAAGGAGTCGGACATCGGCGATGTCGTGGTCACCGACGGAGCCACCCTGGCCGGCATGCTGACCGACCGCGACATCGTGGTGCGGGCGGTCGCCGAGCGGGCCGACCCGGGGAGCACCACGATCGGTTCGATCGTCACCCGCGAGGTGGTGATGATCGAGCAGCACTGCACCGCGGGCGAGGCGGCCGCGCTGATGCGCGAGCGCAACATCCGGCGCGTGCTCGTGTGTGACAGCGACCGCAAGCTGGTCGGCATCGTCTCCCTCGGCGACCTGGCCATGCAGCTCGACCCGAACTCCGCGCTGAGCGACATCAGCGAGGCCGCCCCCAACCTGTGATCCGCCCGACCCGGTGCCCTTCCCGACCGAGACCGGGGGCGCCGGGTCACCGGCGGTAGCCTGGCGGTCATGTCCGAGATGCCGACCAAGCTGGCCGAGATCGTCGACGAGTTCGCCGCCGCCCCGCGCGACGTGGTGCTGGAGATGCTGCTGGAGTTCTCCGACGTGATCCCGCCGCTGCCCGAGGGCGTGGACCGGGGCGACCTGGAGCAGGTCCCGGAGTGCCAGACCGCGTTCTTCCTGCGTGCCGAGGTCAACCCGGACCGGACGGTGAGCACCATCTTCGACTGTCCGCCGGAGGCGCCGACCACCCGGGCGTTCGCCGGCATCCTCGCCGAGGGGCTGGCCGGCGCGAGCGCCGAGGACGTGCTGGCCGTGCCGGACGACCTCTACCAGCGGATGGGCCTGGCCCAGGCGATCAGCCCGCTGCGGATCCGTGGCGGCAGCGCCATCCTGGCCCGGCTGAAGCGGCAGGTCCGGGAACAGATCTCCTGATCGACGGGTTGTCGCTGGTCATGGAGATCGAGATCTACGCCGACGTCGTCTGCCCCTGGTGCTGGATCGGCAAGCGCCGCCTGGAGCAGGCCCTGGAGCGGTACGACGGCGAGGTGACCGTCCGGTTCCGGCCGTTCCAGCTGGACCCGACGCCGGTGACCGAGCCGAAGCCGCTCATCGAGGCGCTGGGCGCGAAGTTCGGCGGCCGGGACCAGGCCGAGGGCATGGCCGCCCACGTCACCCAGGTCGCCAAGGGCGCGGGGATCGAGATGCACTTCGACCGCGCGGTGGCCGCGAACACCTTCGAGGCGCACCGGCTGGTCCGGTTCGCCACCGAGCGGGGGCGGGCCGCCGAGCTGGTCGAGCGGCTCTACCGGGCGCACTTCCAGGACGGCATCGACGTCGGGTCGACCGACGCGCTGGTCAAGCTGGCCGCCGAGGTGGGCCTGGACGAGACCGAGGCCCGGGACTATCTGTCGTCGAACCTCGGTCGGCGGGAGGTGGCCGCCGACCTGAGCGAAGCGCACCAGCTCGGCGTCTCCAGCGTGCCGACCTTCGTGCTCGCCGGGAAGTACGCCGTGACCGGCGCCCAGGAGCCGGAGACCCTGCTGGCCGCCCTCCACGAGGTGGCACAGCGGGAGGCGTCCGCGTGATGTTTCACGTGGAACAAGATCGGATCGGCTGAGGGCAACCCGCCTCAACGCTCAGGCCGGCGAGAAGACGACCTGCCAGGCCCCGGTGACGTATTCGGGCTCGACGTCGATGGTCACCGGGTCTCCGGGGCGCAGGTGGAGACCGAACTCGCGCGTCCACCCGCCGTTCCGGTCGCCGAACCTGCCGACGGTGTTCGCCTCGTAATCCCACCACTCACCGGTCATGATCTCCACGCCGTTGACGCGAACGTGGAGGAGCCCCGGCGTCTGGGCGAGCAGGTCGACGGAGTCGGTCGCCTTCCAGGTCAGGGTCCGCTTGACCGGACGCGCCGGGTCGACCGGATCCGATTTGATGATGACGGCGTCCGGGCAGAGCGCCTCGGTGCAGCCGGCCATGAGGGTCCGGCGCAACGGCGCGAGTGGTCCTGATGGCCGGGGCGGCAGCGGGTACTGATCGAGCGGGATCCGCACACCGATTGCGAGCCCGAAAGTGCCGCTGTCCGGGATCGGCACCGGGACCGTGTCCGTCCCGTCGAACCGCTTCGCCCCGGTGATCGTCATGACGAACGTGGCGGACTCGCCGACCGCCACGTCGAGCCCGTCCCAGCTCAGCTGCCGACTGGAACCGCCGCACCCGAGGCCGTAGAGGAAGTGGCCGTTGACGCTCACCCGCTCATCGGGCTCGCTGTCTCCGGTGCCGTCGCAGCGGGTGAAGATGACCAGGTCGAGCGTGGTGGGCACGATGGTCAACTCGATGCGGCGCTCCGGCAACGCGGCGGACTTCGCCGCCACGACACGAGCCCCCTTGGCGTACTCCGGAAACCCTTCGACGGTGCGGACCGGCGACGGACTGTCCGCCGGGGTGGGGGTGACGTCGGTACGGAACCCGGGCACGACGGCGGCCACGGCGATGCCGGCCAGGGCGACCACCGCGCAGGTGGTCCAGGCCGCGATCCGGCGCCGCCGCGCCACCACCTTGGCCTGTACGCCCCGCAGCCGCATACGGTGCACGAGCTGGTCGGCCGGGTCGCTGGAACGCTCGTCGAGCACCTGCTTGAGGTCGGTCAGGTTCATCCCAGCACCCCTTCCGGCGTCAGCGTCTCGTCGAGGCGGAGCTTCGCCACCGCCCGGCTGGCCTGGCTCTTGACCGTCCCGACCGAACAGCCCAGGACCTCGGAGATCTCGACCTCCGAGAGGTCCTCGAAATAGCGCAACACGAGCACGGCGCGCTGCCGGCGGGGAAGCTGGCCCAGCGCCCGCCAGAGGCGGTCCCGGTCGTCGATGCCGGCGTGCGGATCGGCCTCGGCGGTCGCCTCGGGAAGATCGGCGGTCGGCAGCTCGCCCCACCATCTGCGCCGCCACGACGAGGCGTACGCGTTGACGATGATCCGGCGCACGTACGGCTCGGGGTCACCGTCGATGCGCCGCCATGCCTCCCAGGCCCGGGCCAGGGCCGTCTGCAGCAGGTCCTCGGCCAACGACCAATCTCGGGTGAGCAGGAACGCGGTACGCAACAGCCGTGGTGAGCGGGTCACGACGAAGTCGTCGAAGCCCTCCGGTGTGATCACGTGCCCGCCCTCCCGCGCAGTCGGTCACGAGGTAGTACCGGCCGTGACGCGAAAAGGTTGCACGACCGGCCGCCGCTCGACTCAGCCGGGGTGGAACTGGGCGCAGACCGAGGGCCGGGCCGGCGGCGCGCATACGAACAAGCCCCGGGCGGCCTTGGGTTGGCGGGCAGACCCGGGGCTTGAGATGCGACTGACGGCTTAGGTGTGCTGTCCAGGGACGTTGGTCAACCTGGTGATGGGTGGTAGGCCGCCGATGGCTGAGTGAGGCCGGTGGTAATTGTAATGATGCAGGAAGGCCGGTAGGGCTTTCCTGCGGGCTTGTTCGCTGTTGTAGAAGCGGGCGATGGCCCAGCCGTCGGTCAGGGTGCGGTGGAAGCGCTCGACTTTTCCGTTGGTCTGGGGCCGGTAGGGGCGGGTCTTCTTCGGCCGGATGCCGAGCTCGGTGCAGGCATCACGCCAGGCGAAGGATTTGTAGGCCGAGCCGTTGTCCGACAGCACGCGTTCGACGGTGATGCCCCGGGCGGCGAACCAGGCGACGGCGTTGCGCAGCACGTCGATCGCGGTCGCGGCTTTCTCGTCATCGCGGATCTCGGCGTAGGCGACGCGGGAGTGGTCGTCGATGACGGTATGCACGAACGCAGTACCGATCTGTGGTTCGTAGGTTTTGCTGCGGGCTCCGGTGCGTCCGGCCGTGGCCTCACGGTTGCGGCGGCCTTGGACCCGGCCGACGTAGCGCCAGCCGCCGCCGTCAGGAATGCTGCCGTACTTGGTGACGTCGACGTGCAGCATCGCCCCGGGCCGGTCGTGTTCGTAACGCCGGACGGGTTCGCCGGTGATCCGGTCGAGATGGCTGAGCCGGCTGAGCCGGCAGCGGGTCAGCACCGCATGCACGGTCGAGGCCGGGATACCGAGCCGCCCGCCGATCTGCACTGGACCCAGCCGCTGTTTCCACCGCAGATGCACAATCTTGCGGACCACCGGCCGTGGTGTCCGGGCCGGGCTGTGATGCGGGCGTGACGAGCGGTCCTGCATCCCCGCCTCGCCCTGCTCGGCGTAACGCTGGGCCCATCGTTTCGCCGTGCGCCAGGACACGTCATAGCGTTCGGCGGCCCGCGCGACCGGCCAGCGTTCCTCGATGATCAAACGCGCCAGCCGCAGACGCGCGCGTGGAGTCAAAGCAGCATTACGGTGGAGCACGAAGGCCTCCTGTTGCCGGAGCGGTTCCTAGACAGCTCCACTCCACAACCGGAGGCCTTCACCCGTCCAGGATCTAGATCAGGTCGTCACACAACCTCGACCAACCTGCCTGGACAGCACACTTAGGCCGGTCGGGCCAGGTCCTCCACCACCGTTGCGCCGGGCAGCGCGCCGAGCGCCGGCCCGGGCAACGCGATCTTGCTGTGCCGGACGCCGGAGCCGATGATCACGTGCGGCGTGGCGATCACGCGCGAGTCGACCAGGATCGGCCAGTCCTCCGGGAGCCCGATCGGGGTGATCCCGCCGTACTCCATCCCGGTCAGCTCGACCGCCTCGGCCATCGGCGCGAAGCTCGCCTTGCGCACGTCGAGCATCCGGCGGACCACGCCGTTCACGTCGGCCCGGGTGGTGGCGAGCACCATGCAGGCCGCGTAGCGGATCTCGCCGCCCCGCTTGCCGGCGACCACCACGCAGTTGGCCGACTCCTCCAGCCCCACCTCGTACGCCGCGCAGAACGCCGCAGTGTCGGCCAGCTCAGCGTCGATCGGGGCGACCAGCACGTCGTCCACATCCACCGGAGCCTCGTCCGGCCAGCGCTCGATCGCGGCGGCCACCGGCGCGGCCAGCAGGTCCAGTCGGGTACGGGCGGGCTCGGTCTTCAGCGTCCCCATCACGGCTGCGATCCTCGCACCCGCCGGGCGGCTCCGCTCACCGACGTCCCGACCGGCCCGAATCGCGGACGAGGTCGACGGTTCAGCTGCCGGTGAGGAAGGCGTTCTCCCGGGCGAACGTGCGGTCCTGGTGGGCCGCCAGCTCCTCGGCCCGCAGGGCCTGGGCGCGGTGGGTCTCGACGTCCTCGATGCCGTGCCGGACCCCGAGCCGGATCACGCCGTAGAGGAAGACGAAGCCGAAGACGTAGAGGATCACGGTGGTGAGGAAGACCAGCATGCGGCCACGGTAGGGCGGCCCGGAACCGCAAGAGGTTTCATCTCCGGCCGGTTCCCCCGTACGTGTCGGCGAGGTGGTCGGCCCATGTGCGGGTGCCGGTCGGGGTGGCGGTGGTGGTGAGCCCGCCGACGCGCAACTCCCGGCCGAGCCGACCCGGGATCCGCACCGGCAGCAGCGGACGGCGCGACCGCCGCGCCTCCCGCCAGGCGCGGACCGCCTCGTCGTAGCGGAGCACCTCCGGGCCGCCGAACTCCTCGATCCGCCCCGACGGGCCGGCGGCCAGCATCCCGGCGAGCCGGCCCGCCACCTCGCCGGGGTCCACCGGCTGGGCGAGCACCTTCGGGTCCCCGAACACCGGGCCGAGCCGGCTCGCGGCCCGCAACAGGTCCTCCAGGAACTCCGGGAACTGGGTCGCCCGCAGCACGCTCCACGGCACCGGCCCGGCCGCCACCACCTGCTCGGCCGCGAGCTTGTGCCGGTAGTAGCCGAGCGGCACCCGGTCGACGCCGACGATCGAGATGTAGACCAGGTGGCCCACCGCCGCGTGCCCGGCGGCCAGCGCCAGCCGGCGGGTGCCCAGCACGTCGATCTCGTGGGTGCGCCGGTTCGGCGAGGAGGCCAGGTGCAGAACGCCCTCCATCCCGTCGACCGCCGCGGCCAGCCCCTCACCGGTGGCCAGGTCGGCCGTCACCCACTCGACTCCGGCGTCGGTCCGGCGCCGCCGGCTCACGGCGCGGACCGTGTGGCCCTCGTCGCGCAGCCGGGGCAGCGTCACCCGCCCGAGCCGTCCACTCGCCCCGGTCACCAGCACCCGCATCTCGTACTCCCCTCCACGCGCTCGCTCCCTCCTGGACGGCGGCGGCCGGCCGAAGGTGACCGGCTCCGCGGCGGCTCACCCCCGGCGGCTCGACTCCAGCGGGTCGAGCACGGTCACCAGCGCGAAGAACGCGATCACCACCTCGCTGACCACCCAGCCGTGCCGGTCGGCCCAGGTCCGGAGCCGGGGCAGCCGTCGCGGCCCGCCCGCGGGCCAGCAGCAGGATGAGCAGCGGCACGGCGAGCAGCCCGAGAGTCAGCAGGACGAACGGCAGCAGGTGCCACCACGCCAGGTCGTGCCGGGCGACGCTGGCGCCGACGGCCGCCATGGTGAGGTCGTCGCTCGGGGCGGTGGCGAAGAGCGAACCGGGCGACGTCGGTTGCCGCTCGCGCCTCCGTACCGCGGAGCACCCTGGTGAGCAGCCAGCTCAGCGTCACCCCGGCGACGACCACCGCGCCCGCACCGGCGAGGTACCCGAACGAGGCGGCTCGGGGCCGCTCGGCCGAGGCGAGGAGGACCGCCGCGACCACCTGGGTCCCGGCCACCATCACCACGGCCAGCGGCAGGATGGTCAGGAAGTTCACGGCCCGCCCATCCTCCCGGGCGGCCAGCGGGCCCGGGCCGCTTTGCCCGGATCATCGTCGGGCGAGCACCACCCGGCCGGCGAGCAGCACGCCGAGCAGCCCGCAGCCGGCCGCCACGGCCAGCGTCGTCGCGTAGCTCGCCCGGCCCGGCGCCGAGCCGGCGGCCAGCACGGCACCGGTCAGCGCCAGCACGGTGGCGGCGGAGAGCGAGTCGCCCAGCTGCAGTGCCGAGCTGTTCCGGCCCTGCTCGGCCGGGGCCGACAGCTCCAGGGTGAGCACCGACAGCGACGGGTAGAGCAGCCCCATGCCGAGGCCGGCGACGGCCCAGGCGAACACCGCGGGCGCCACCGGCACGGCCGGCAGGAGGGCCAGCGTGACGCCGGCCGTGCCGGCGGCGATGCAGGCCAGCCCGATCCGGGGCAGGGTGGCGGCGGAGCGTGGCGCGGCGATCCGGCCCTGGATCCACGAGCCCACCGACCAGGAGAGCGCGCCGACGGTCAGCACCAGCCCGGCCGCGGTCGGCGAGAAGCCCCGCTCCCGGGACAGCATCAGTGGGATCACCACCTCCGCCCCGGCGAACGCCGCCGAGGCCAGGCCGCGCAGGCCGATCACGGTCGGGAGCCCCCGGGCGGCGCGCAGGAACCCCGCCGGCAGCAGCCGCGGTGCGCAGACGAGCAGCCCGGCCAGCGCCGCGCCGATCAGCCCGGCGGCGAGCGCGCCGCGCTGCTGCCCCCCGTAGTGCAGCAGTGCGGCGCTCGCCCCCGCCCCGCAGGCCCAGCCGATCCGGGCCAGCGCACCGGCCGGCGGCCGGGTCGGCACCGCGGCGCCCAGCGCCCGCAGCCCCGGCTGGACCAGCAGCACCGCCGGCACCGCGACCGCCGGCACCGCGAGGAACACCCAGCGCCAGCCCAGGTGCTCGACGATCAGCCCGGCCACCGCCGGACCGACCAGCGACGGCACCACCCAGGCCGCGGCGAACGCGGCGAACACCCGCCGCCGCAGCTCCTCCGGGTACGCCTGACCGACGATCACGTAGAGCGCCACGGAGAGCAGGCCGGAGCCGAAGCCCTGCACGACCCGCCCGCCGACGAGTACCTCCATGGTGGGCGCGGCGCCCGCCACCACGAGACCCGCCACGAACCAGGCGACCCCGTGCCACATGGCCGGGCGCGGCCCCCGGGCGTCGCACCAGATGCCGGAGGCGACCATGGCGACCACGCCGGAGGCGAACGGGCCGCCGAAGGCGAGCGCGTAGAGGCCGAGACCGTCCAGGGTGCGCGCGACGGTCGGCATGGCGGTGCCCACCGCGAGCGCCTCGAAGGCGAGCAGCGACACCAGGGCGACGCTGCCCACGGTCATCGCCCGCAGCCGCGGCGACCAGAGGTGTGCGGGCGGGGCCGGCGGTGCGGCGGTGACGGTCATGGGCTCAAGCCTCGGACCTCAACCGGGATTGAGGTCAACGGTGAGCCCCGTCTCGTCAGGCCGACTCCAGCGCCTCACCCACCCCCTTCACCAGTCCCGAGTAGTGCTGGTCGGCGAGAAGGTGCCCGGCCGTGACGACCAGGGCCAGCGGCCACTCGATGACCTGGAGCGCGGCGAGCACGCCCAGCCCCGCGTAGTAGGCCAGCTTGTCGGGCGGGGGCACCGCCACCTCGCCCAGGAGCGGAATCTCCACCCGCCGGCAGTACGTCTTGATCATCTCCCGCGACCCGCTGAGGTTGCGTGTCAGCGTGCTCATCCGCGCCTCCCCGGTTCCGACAACGACAGCGATCTTCCGAGCGGCATTCCACCGGCCTCCCCGTCCATGCCCCGGGCAGGGCGGAAACTTCCTCCACCGGAGGGGCATAACGGACGCTCCGACGGGAAGTCGGGCTCGCCGGGACGAGGTGCGGGAGGCGAGATGGCGTACGACGACGGGAGCACCGGAAAGTGGGGCCGGGAGCCCGGCCGTACGCCTCGATGACCTCGCTGGGCCGCGTCGCCGGCCTCCTGCTGTCGCCGGCCGCCGTCCCCGACGCGGTGGCCCGGGTCGCGCGTACCGTCGCCACCGCCGTGCCGGACACCGCCCGTACCGTCGGGTCCGCCCTGCCGGAGACGGCCCGGAACGCCGTGCCGGACAGCGTCGCCGACGCGGCGGGGACCGTGGGCGCGGCGGCGACCCGGCTGGCCCACCTCGCCGGCCTGACCCGGCGCCGGGTCTGGTCGCGCGACGGCCGGCATCACATCGAGGTGCACGGCGTCTGCCAGGACGGCGGGGACCAGCTGGCCCGGCAGGTCGAGGCGGCGCTGGAGGCGATGCCCGGCGTGACCTGGGCCCGGGTCAACGCGCCGTCCGGCCGGGTGATCGTGGCGGTCGAGGAGCCGAAGCCGAAGCTGCGCGACCTGATCGCCACCGTGGCGCGGACCGAGCGGGTCTGCCCGCACGAGCCAGACCCGGACGTGCCGCCGCCGCATCCGCCCGAGGAGGGGCCGCGCACCCCCCGGACGATGGGCGCGCTGGCCTCGGACGCGCTCGGCCTGACCATCTCGGCGGCCACCCGGATCCTGCCGTTCACCCCGCTCCCCGGCGAGGTCGCCGGCTTCCTCGCCGCGGTCGACCTGCATCCGAAGCTGCACGCGCTCGCCAACCGGGGCCTGCGCGCCGACCCCCGCGCCGACCTGCTCTTCCCGCTCGCCGAGGCGGTGGCCCAGGGGCTCGCGGGCGGCTGGACCGGCATCCTGCTCGACGGCGCGCAGCGGGTGGTGCAGTGGGGCGAGGCACGGGCCCAGCGCACCGCCTGGGGAAAGGCCGAACCGAGGCTGACCGGCGAGCCGGACCGCGCGGTCGCCCGGGTGCCGGACGGCGAGCGGCCCTGCCCGGTCCCGGACGGTCCGGCGGAGCGCTACGTGAGCCGGATGCTCGTCGCGGGCGCGGCCGCCGGGGCCGCGGCGCTGCCGGTGGCCGGCGGGAAGCGGGCCGCCGCGCTGGCCCTG is part of the Micromonospora halotolerans genome and encodes:
- a CDS encoding DsbA family oxidoreductase, with the protein product MEIEIYADVVCPWCWIGKRRLEQALERYDGEVTVRFRPFQLDPTPVTEPKPLIEALGAKFGGRDQAEGMAAHVTQVAKGAGIEMHFDRAVAANTFEAHRLVRFATERGRAAELVERLYRAHFQDGIDVGSTDALVKLAAEVGLDETEARDYLSSNLGRREVAADLSEAHQLGVSSVPTFVLAGKYAVTGAQEPETLLAALHEVAQREASA
- a CDS encoding YbaK/EbsC family protein yields the protein MGTLKTEPARTRLDLLAAPVAAAIERWPDEAPVDVDDVLVAPIDAELADTAAFCAAYEVGLEESANCVVVAGKRGGEIRYAACMVLATTRADVNGVVRRMLDVRKASFAPMAEAVELTGMEYGGITPIGLPEDWPILVDSRVIATPHVIIGSGVRHSKIALPGPALGALPGATVVEDLARPA
- a CDS encoding CBS domain-containing protein; protein product: MYRVSDVMTKQVVYLPAETPLDEAARVMKESDIGDVVVTDGATLAGMLTDRDIVVRAVAERADPGSTTIGSIVTREVVMIEQHCTAGEAAALMRERNIRRVLVCDSDRKLVGIVSLGDLAMQLDPNSALSDISEAAPNL
- a CDS encoding MFS transporter yields the protein MTVTAAPPAPPAHLWSPRLRAMTVGSVALVSLLAFEALAVGTAMPTVARTLDGLGLYALAFGGPFASGVVAMVASGIWCDARGPRPAMWHGVAWFVAGLVVAGAAPTMEVLVGGRVVQGFGSGLLSVALYVIVGQAYPEELRRRVFAAFAAAWVVPSLVGPAVAGLIVEHLGWRWVFLAVPAVAVPAVLLVQPGLRALGAAVPTRPPAGALARIGWACGAGASAALLHYGGQQRGALAAGLIGAALAGLLVCAPRLLPAGFLRAARGLPTVIGLRGLASAAFAGAEVVIPLMLSRERGFSPTAAGLVLTVGALSWSVGSWIQGRIAAPRSAATLPRIGLACIAAGTAGVTLALLPAVPVAPAVFAWAVAGLGMGLLYPSLSVLTLELSAPAEQGRNSSALQLGDSLSAATVLALTGAVLAAGSAPGRASYATTLAVAAGCGLLGVLLAGRVVLARR
- a CDS encoding SDR family oxidoreductase; translated protein: MRVLVTGASGRLGRVTLPRLRDEGHTVRAVSRRRRTDAGVEWVTADLATGEGLAAAVDGMEGVLHLASSPNRRTHEIDVLGTRRLALAAGHAAVGHLVYISIVGVDRVPLGYYRHKLAAEQVVAAGPVPWSVLRATQFPEFLEDLLRAASRLGPVFGDPKVLAQPVDPGEVAGRLAGMLAAGPSGRIEEFGGPEVLRYDEAVRAWREARRSRRPLLPVRIPGRLGRELRVGGLTTTATPTGTRTWADHLADTYGGTGRR
- a CDS encoding SufE family protein — encoded protein: MSEMPTKLAEIVDEFAAAPRDVVLEMLLEFSDVIPPLPEGVDRGDLEQVPECQTAFFLRAEVNPDRTVSTIFDCPPEAPTTRAFAGILAEGLAGASAEDVLAVPDDLYQRMGLAQAISPLRIRGGSAILARLKRQVREQIS
- a CDS encoding IS481 family transposase translates to MLHRNAALTPRARLRLARLIIEERWPVARAAERYDVSWRTAKRWAQRYAEQGEAGMQDRSSRPHHSPARTPRPVVRKIVHLRWKQRLGPVQIGGRLGIPASTVHAVLTRCRLSRLSHLDRITGEPVRRYEHDRPGAMLHVDVTKYGSIPDGGGWRYVGRVQGRRNREATAGRTGARSKTYEPQIGTAFVHTVIDDHSRVAYAEIRDDEKAATAIDVLRNAVAWFAARGITVERVLSDNGSAYKSFAWRDACTELGIRPKKTRPYRPQTNGKVERFHRTLTDGWAIARFYNSEQARRKALPAFLHHYNYHRPHSAIGGLPPITRLTNVPGQHT
- a CDS encoding proline--tRNA ligase, yielding MLLRMSTLLLRTLREDPADAEVPSHRLLLRAGYVRRAAPGGYTWLPLGKLVLDRVTDIVRAEMAAIGDQEVHFPALLPAEPYRTSGRWTEYGDDIFTLEDRKGAEHLLAPTHEEMAALLVKDLFSSYRDLPVTLFQIQTKFRDEARPRAGLLRGREFLMKDAYSFDLDEAGLQAAYDRHRDAYQRIFTRLGLDFTVVHAMSGAMGGSASEEFLAATPVGEDTYVGCTACDYAANTEAVVSRAPAAGDPEAHPEAEVHDTPETPTIASLVELANARALAGRTDWTAGDTLKNVVLAVRRPGAEQAELLVIGLPGDREVDLKRVEAALAPATVAVFDDWLAHPELVRGYLGPQILAKHGVRYLVDPRVVAGTSWLTGANEPGRHATNVACGRDFTPDGTIEAAEVRAGYPCPACGTGELTMRRGIEVGHIFQLGRRYTDAFAVDVLGPEGKPVRPTMGCYGIGVSRAVASVAEQHHDDRGLVWPAEVAPCDVHLVAAGKGPQLDAALELGGRLSAAGLRVLVDDRTHVSAGVKFTDAELIGIPRAVVVGRRLAEGYVELRDRASGERIELPVDGLVERLLDESRGAGRNGV
- a CDS encoding SigE family RNA polymerase sigma factor, which gives rise to MITPEGFDDFVVTRSPRLLRTAFLLTRDWSLAEDLLQTALARAWEAWRRIDGDPEPYVRRIIVNAYASSWRRRWWGELPTADLPEATAEADPHAGIDDRDRLWRALGQLPRRQRAVLVLRYFEDLSEVEISEVLGCSVGTVKSQASRAVAKLRLDETLTPEGVLG